One genomic region from Haloterrigena gelatinilytica encodes:
- a CDS encoding pirin family protein, with amino-acid sequence MASPESHGTPDGPISGEAVRHGTGVNSNRAFPTNSYPSNLDPFVLFERFYIDPDEGFPMHPHRGFEIVSYMIDGGMEHEDSLGVANTASENDAMRITAGGGVRHSEFPADGQGCSGLQLWVNLPRAEKDVDPDYVDATADELPTRVEDGTSITAVVGDGSPIDLHTPMEYLDVSVADAWTWTVPDGWSGFLYGVAGEGTVDGAAFAEGDVLPVTDARDVELRSDETLRVVAVSGQPHGESIRQRGPFVL; translated from the coding sequence ATGGCCTCACCCGAGTCCCACGGAACGCCAGACGGCCCGATTTCCGGGGAAGCCGTCCGCCACGGGACGGGCGTGAATTCGAACCGCGCGTTCCCGACGAACAGCTACCCGTCCAACCTGGACCCGTTCGTGTTGTTCGAACGGTTCTACATCGACCCCGACGAGGGGTTTCCGATGCACCCCCACCGCGGGTTCGAGATCGTCTCGTACATGATCGACGGCGGGATGGAACACGAGGACTCGCTCGGCGTCGCGAACACCGCCTCCGAGAACGACGCGATGCGCATCACGGCCGGCGGCGGCGTCCGCCACTCCGAGTTCCCCGCGGACGGGCAGGGCTGTAGCGGGCTCCAGCTCTGGGTGAATCTGCCCCGAGCCGAGAAGGACGTCGATCCGGACTACGTCGACGCGACGGCAGACGAACTCCCGACGAGAGTCGAGGACGGAACGTCGATCACGGCGGTCGTCGGCGACGGTTCGCCGATCGACCTCCACACGCCGATGGAGTATCTGGACGTCTCCGTCGCCGACGCGTGGACGTGGACCGTCCCCGACGGCTGGTCCGGATTCCTCTACGGCGTCGCCGGCGAGGGAACGGTCGACGGCGCGGCGTTCGCCGAGGGCGACGTGCTCCCGGTCACCGACGCTCGAGACGTCGAACTGCGGAGCGACGAGACGCTGCGCGTCGTCGCCGTCTCGGGACAGCCCCACGGCGAATCGATTCGGCAGCGCGGCCCGTTCGTCCTCTGA
- a CDS encoding winged helix-turn-helix transcriptional regulator, whose product MSSPQTQPRDETPETDGPNACPVIESLEQIGSQWRLAVLHELLSGEQRFNELKRSTGANARTLSRVLDDLGEMGFVERRLEEDAPIATYYSLTPKGESLEPVFDEIECWAGSWLEECED is encoded by the coding sequence ATGTCTTCGCCCCAGACCCAACCCCGCGACGAGACGCCCGAGACCGACGGTCCCAACGCCTGCCCGGTCATCGAATCGCTCGAGCAGATCGGCTCCCAGTGGCGGCTGGCGGTCCTCCACGAACTGCTCTCCGGCGAACAGCGGTTCAACGAACTCAAGCGCTCGACCGGCGCGAACGCGCGCACCCTCTCGCGCGTGCTCGACGACTTAGGCGAGATGGGGTTCGTCGAACGCCGCCTCGAAGAGGACGCCCCGATCGCGACCTACTACAGCCTGACCCCGAAGGGCGAGTCCCTGGAACCGGTCTTCGACGAGATCGAGTGCTGGGCCGGCTCGTGGCTCGAGGAGTGCGAGGACTGA
- a CDS encoding EamA family transporter: MGFPEIDSAVFFGSITMVAWGIWVVLGNAASESIDPRTAAAITYLVAGPLALGYILVSDASLAITARGGLLAGTAGLFTGIGLISMYIGLSGGSTTIISTLGAMYFVVAALIGMVILGDEVTITRCAGIAFAVIGIILVTR; this comes from the coding sequence ATGGGTTTCCCTGAAATAGATTCGGCTGTGTTCTTTGGTTCGATTACGATGGTCGCGTGGGGAATTTGGGTAGTCTTGGGCAACGCTGCGTCGGAGTCGATCGACCCGAGGACGGCCGCTGCAATCACCTATCTCGTTGCGGGACCCCTTGCACTCGGATACATCCTCGTTTCAGACGCATCGCTCGCCATTACTGCGAGAGGAGGACTGCTCGCTGGCACGGCCGGATTGTTCACCGGAATAGGCCTGATTTCGATGTACATCGGTCTTTCCGGAGGGTCGACAACCATCATCTCTACTCTCGGTGCGATGTACTTCGTCGTCGCGGCTCTCATCGGTATGGTCATCCTCGGAGACGAAGTTACGATAACGAGATGTGCCGGGATAGCGTTCGCAGTTATCGGAATCATCTTGGTTACCCGATAG
- a CDS encoding helix-turn-helix domain-containing protein, with protein sequence MTDIKAVVRVEHPGIVLTKTVTHDQSSKVESVLEAGTDPTSGKFFYRIQSSDFRQFEDGLRNDHTIGNFERVIETSDERAIYSFEYTDEAKIISPIISTANGIILDMKNDGNGWILTVWMPERTNLTPLWDYAEENDIDIDLLRVNEYASLGNTDAGLTDSQREALLVALDIGYFEDPRNATLSDVAANLDISQPAASGLLRRGTKRLIVSSLVDDSEQPG encoded by the coding sequence GTGACCGATATTAAAGCAGTCGTCCGAGTCGAGCACCCTGGTATAGTGCTCACAAAGACAGTCACTCACGATCAGAGTTCGAAAGTCGAATCGGTGTTAGAGGCAGGAACTGACCCCACATCTGGGAAATTCTTCTATCGCATACAGTCGTCTGATTTCCGCCAGTTCGAAGACGGATTACGGAATGATCACACCATTGGCAATTTTGAACGAGTTATTGAAACCAGTGACGAGAGGGCGATCTATAGCTTCGAGTATACAGACGAAGCGAAGATCATCTCACCGATTATTTCGACCGCGAATGGTATCATACTCGATATGAAGAACGACGGAAACGGTTGGATTCTAACCGTATGGATGCCCGAGCGGACGAATCTGACCCCTCTATGGGACTATGCAGAAGAGAACGACATTGATATCGATTTACTGCGCGTGAACGAATACGCTAGTTTAGGCAATACGGACGCAGGATTGACCGATAGCCAACGAGAGGCACTCCTCGTCGCACTCGACATAGGGTATTTCGAAGACCCACGGAACGCAACTCTCAGTGACGTCGCCGCTAATCTGGATATCTCCCAACCCGCAGCCAGTGGTCTCCTTCGGCGTGGGACCAAACGACTCATCGTTTCTTCCCTGGTGGATGACAGTGAACAGCCAGGTTGA
- a CDS encoding TetR/AcrR family transcriptional regulator, with protein sequence MSDSDGQVEPRDTRDVIMEATFRALSEHGYSDLRVRDIGEEMDLSRQVIHYHYDGKYDLLSSFLEYVIDQYEGSVEVDADTDPRSELETRIDRCLFGPEFDDFTHWDRMKVYHELYAHAQNDEEHRELFNEHYARLRGSIVTVIEDGIEQGVFREVDAELMGQHITDSIHAARERRLSLGHEDAPEEARRAIREFILDSLYLES encoded by the coding sequence ATGAGCGATTCGGACGGGCAGGTCGAGCCCCGGGACACGCGGGACGTGATCATGGAGGCCACCTTTCGGGCGCTGAGCGAGCACGGCTACTCGGACCTGCGAGTCCGCGATATCGGCGAGGAGATGGACCTCTCCCGGCAGGTGATCCACTACCACTACGACGGGAAGTACGACCTCCTGTCGTCGTTTCTCGAGTACGTCATCGACCAGTACGAGGGGAGCGTCGAGGTCGACGCCGACACGGACCCGCGGTCGGAACTCGAGACGCGGATCGACCGCTGTCTGTTCGGGCCGGAGTTCGACGACTTCACCCACTGGGACCGAATGAAGGTGTACCACGAACTGTACGCCCACGCGCAGAACGACGAGGAACACCGAGAACTGTTCAACGAGCACTACGCCCGGCTCCGCGGGAGTATCGTAACGGTCATCGAAGACGGCATCGAACAGGGCGTGTTCCGGGAGGTGGACGCGGAACTGATGGGACAGCACATCACCGACAGCATTCACGCGGCGCGAGAACGGCGGCTCTCGCTCGGGCACGAGGACGCGCCCGAAGAAGCGCGTCGGGCCATTCGCGAGTTCATCCTCGACTCGCTGTACCTCGAGTCATAG
- a CDS encoding NAD(P)/FAD-dependent oxidoreductase, with the protein MADVAIVGGGPAGLSAALYAAKNDLETIVFDTDESWMHKAHLFNYPAVRSISGDEYLELSRGQARDRGATLLEDEVTAVEETDDGFVVRTEEDEYTAAYVVLATGGDRSLAEDLGCEFTDEEVVDVNLDMETSVENAYATGAMSRPEKWQAVIAAGDGAAAVLDILSTEKGEYYHDFDMPSDVPEL; encoded by the coding sequence ATGGCAGACGTAGCTATCGTCGGCGGCGGTCCCGCCGGCCTGAGCGCCGCACTGTACGCAGCGAAGAACGACCTCGAGACGATCGTCTTCGACACGGACGAGTCGTGGATGCACAAGGCGCACCTCTTCAACTACCCCGCGGTTCGCAGCATCAGCGGCGACGAGTATCTCGAGCTCTCCCGCGGCCAGGCCCGCGACCGCGGCGCGACGCTTCTCGAGGACGAAGTGACTGCCGTCGAGGAGACCGACGACGGGTTCGTCGTGCGGACCGAAGAAGACGAGTACACCGCGGCGTACGTCGTCCTCGCGACCGGCGGCGACCGGAGTCTCGCCGAGGACCTCGGCTGCGAGTTCACCGACGAGGAGGTCGTCGACGTGAATCTCGACATGGAGACCTCCGTCGAGAACGCGTACGCGACCGGCGCGATGAGTCGTCCGGAGAAGTGGCAGGCGGTCATCGCGGCCGGCGACGGCGCCGCCGCCGTCCTCGACATCCTCTCGACGGAGAAGGGCGAGTACTACCACGACTTCGACATGCCGTCCGACGTGCCGGAACTGTAG